One Aquisediminimonas profunda genomic region harbors:
- a CDS encoding Tim44/TimA family putative adaptor protein, producing MIGIIIFAMIALFLGLRLYAVLGKRTGHEQPLSRPAEDLVRDRPIVPAIEDSRDGPSIVPEEQHVAGAEAGLRAISAADRNFSAADFLDGAKQAYRLILEAFWAGKEEDYRPYVSEEVRQAFGEDIAERAAQGHVLDNRMVRIERAVIADAKFSNGTAEITVRFDADIAAVTRDTEGKVVAGSLTDAVPTHDAWTFARNLRSSDPNWLLTDTDEAA from the coding sequence ATGATCGGCATTATCATCTTTGCCATGATCGCCCTTTTTTTGGGACTTCGGCTTTATGCAGTGCTCGGCAAGCGTACTGGGCATGAGCAGCCATTGTCGCGACCGGCGGAAGATCTGGTGCGGGATCGACCCATCGTTCCGGCCATTGAGGACTCGCGAGACGGTCCGTCAATAGTCCCTGAGGAACAGCATGTTGCTGGTGCTGAAGCCGGGTTGCGCGCGATATCTGCCGCGGATCGCAATTTCAGCGCGGCAGATTTCCTCGACGGTGCCAAACAGGCCTATCGACTCATTCTCGAGGCATTCTGGGCCGGCAAGGAAGAGGATTATCGGCCCTATGTTTCGGAAGAGGTTCGGCAAGCCTTTGGCGAAGACATTGCAGAGCGCGCTGCTCAGGGACATGTGCTCGACAATCGCATGGTCCGGATCGAACGGGCTGTGATTGCGGATGCTAAGTTCAGCAATGGTACTGCAGAGATCACGGTGCGCTTCGATGCCGATATCGCGGCCGTCACCAGAGATACCGAGGGCAAGGTCGTTGCGGGGTCGCTTACGGATGCCGTTCCGACGCACGATGCATGGACCTTCGCGCGCAACTTGCGCTCCTCGGATCCAAACTGGCTTTTGACGGATACCGACGAAGCAGCCTAA
- the mltA gene encoding murein transglycosylase A, whose translation MSARALISIAMLLALAGCGARIVPNGRPPQSAGATAKPIPNIPIPPKPVVAPAPGPNARSAGVIAVDMPQLDNASANRALQAFRISCPSLIRRTDQSGLTRAEDWRPACAAAASWRSEDATGFFATNFEAAQIGDGKSFATGYYEPEIVGSRTQGPGYEVPIYKRPNDLIDVDLGLFSDELKGKKIRGRVKGQSFVPYADRTEIEEGALAGRGLEIAWAADAAEFFFLQVQGSGRLKLPDGSIMRIGYDGQNGRDYTGIGRLMRDRGLLGPDQTSMQGIINWLHDHPDEGRAIMRENKSWVFFKELTGPGPIGALGLPVTGNATVAADPSFVPLGAPVYLSMDRLEATGLWVAQDTGGAIKGSNRFDTFWGAGVRARAIAGGMAARGTAFILLPLGTLARIAQEQANVPPPQP comes from the coding sequence ATGTCTGCCCGCGCACTCATTTCCATTGCAATGCTTCTGGCACTTGCCGGGTGTGGAGCCCGGATTGTACCTAATGGGCGACCCCCGCAAAGTGCAGGTGCAACCGCAAAGCCGATACCCAACATTCCAATCCCGCCAAAGCCAGTTGTCGCGCCTGCACCAGGGCCCAACGCCCGCTCTGCGGGTGTTATCGCAGTCGACATGCCCCAATTGGACAACGCGAGTGCAAACCGTGCCTTGCAGGCTTTTCGGATTTCCTGCCCTTCACTAATCCGCCGCACGGACCAATCTGGGCTTACCCGCGCAGAAGATTGGCGCCCGGCCTGCGCTGCCGCTGCAAGCTGGCGCAGCGAAGATGCAACCGGGTTCTTTGCGACAAATTTCGAAGCCGCTCAGATTGGAGACGGCAAGAGCTTTGCGACAGGCTATTATGAACCCGAAATTGTTGGTTCTCGAACTCAGGGCCCTGGCTATGAAGTGCCAATTTACAAGCGTCCGAACGATCTGATCGATGTCGACCTGGGACTGTTTTCAGACGAACTCAAAGGCAAGAAGATCCGCGGTCGTGTGAAGGGTCAGTCCTTTGTGCCCTATGCTGACCGGACAGAAATAGAGGAAGGCGCTCTTGCAGGCCGAGGATTGGAGATCGCTTGGGCAGCCGATGCAGCCGAATTCTTCTTTCTTCAGGTCCAGGGATCGGGGCGGCTTAAACTGCCTGACGGCAGCATCATGCGAATCGGCTATGATGGTCAGAATGGACGAGATTATACTGGTATCGGCAGGCTGATGCGGGACAGAGGGTTGCTTGGTCCTGACCAGACCTCAATGCAGGGAATCATCAACTGGCTGCACGATCATCCCGATGAGGGCCGAGCAATCATGCGCGAAAACAAAAGTTGGGTCTTCTTCAAGGAACTGACCGGTCCGGGGCCGATTGGCGCGCTTGGCTTGCCCGTTACCGGCAATGCCACCGTTGCAGCCGACCCCAGCTTTGTGCCACTCGGCGCGCCCGTTTATCTTTCAATGGACCGACTTGAAGCGACCGGGCTCTGGGTTGCGCAAGACACCGGGGGGGCAATCAAGGGCAGCAACAGATTCGATACATTCTGGGGCGCTGGCGTCCGCGCCCGAGCAATAGCCGGCGGGATGGCAGCACGTGGCACAGCATTCATCCTCCTTCCGCTTGGCACGCTTGCCAGGATTGCACAGGAACAGGCCAATGTCCCGCCGCCTCAGCCCTGA
- a CDS encoding Smr/MutS family protein, with product MSRRLSPEERAVWRRVTETVSRAGPREPQEAERPVAPAKAGAQVRSRRPNVKQAIAVAGATHKPHSANTLDGGWDKRLSKGRLEPDFTIDLHGETLASAHVKLNRALALAIRNEARILLLITGKAATDNPRLPPTTRGVIRASVKDWLAASPHSAHIAAIRGAHPRHGGAGALYLILRRGR from the coding sequence ATGTCCCGCCGCCTCAGCCCTGAGGAACGGGCTGTCTGGCGGCGTGTGACGGAAACGGTCAGTCGCGCCGGGCCGCGGGAACCTCAGGAGGCTGAGCGACCCGTCGCCCCTGCCAAAGCAGGGGCCCAGGTGAGAAGCAGGCGCCCAAACGTCAAACAGGCCATTGCCGTCGCAGGGGCGACGCACAAACCGCATTCTGCCAACACGCTGGACGGCGGGTGGGACAAGCGGCTTTCAAAAGGGAGGCTCGAACCGGATTTTACAATCGATCTTCATGGCGAAACGCTGGCGAGCGCGCATGTCAAGCTCAACAGGGCTTTGGCCCTTGCCATCCGGAATGAAGCGCGAATCCTGCTGCTCATTACAGGCAAGGCAGCGACAGACAATCCACGTCTGCCGCCCACTACGCGCGGTGTCATTCGTGCTTCAGTGAAGGATTGGCTCGCTGCATCGCCGCATTCGGCACATATTGCAGCTATCCGAGGCGCTCACCCAAGACACGGTGGCGCAGGGGCACTCTACCTCATTCTGAGGCGCGGGCGATAA
- the dapE gene encoding succinyl-diaminopimelate desuccinylase, with product MTDAIRLAQDLIAAPSVTPATGAVFDILESALRPLGFEVDRFVSGEAPDGPVENLFATRAGSEEGRHLAFAGHLDVVPPGPGWTSDPFKPEIRGNLLYGRGAVDMKSSIAAFVAAVPKEQDGRISLIITGDEEGPAVHGTVALIDHIKARNLIPDLCVVGEPTSVNRLGDMMKIGRRGSVNIWISVPGVQGHVAYPHMADNPIPRLVRILSQIDAILLDDGTDWFQPSNIEVTDIEVGNPATNVIPPLARARLSIRFNSLHTGQDLVDRISEIVRTEIPEGEVKARISGEAFVTLPGELSDLVASSVEKVIGIRPELSTTGGTSDARFLSQICPVVEFGLCNATMHKLDEAVALDDIRELTKIYAEIIARASE from the coding sequence ATGACTGACGCAATCCGGCTGGCTCAGGACCTGATCGCTGCTCCCAGCGTGACACCCGCTACGGGAGCTGTTTTTGACATCCTGGAATCGGCCTTGCGGCCTCTTGGTTTTGAGGTTGATCGATTTGTTTCCGGTGAAGCGCCCGACGGCCCCGTAGAGAATCTCTTTGCAACGCGTGCGGGCTCAGAGGAAGGTCGTCATCTTGCCTTTGCCGGGCATCTGGACGTGGTGCCGCCCGGTCCAGGCTGGACCAGCGACCCATTCAAGCCAGAAATACGCGGAAACCTGCTCTATGGGCGTGGAGCAGTCGATATGAAATCGAGTATTGCCGCTTTCGTGGCAGCCGTGCCGAAGGAGCAGGACGGCCGCATAAGCCTTATCATCACGGGAGATGAAGAGGGCCCGGCAGTGCATGGCACGGTTGCATTGATCGATCATATCAAGGCCCGGAATTTGATTCCCGACTTGTGCGTGGTGGGCGAACCGACGTCCGTCAATCGATTGGGCGATATGATGAAGATCGGACGACGTGGCTCCGTCAACATCTGGATCAGCGTGCCGGGTGTTCAGGGACATGTTGCCTACCCCCATATGGCGGACAATCCGATTCCGAGACTGGTCCGCATCCTGTCCCAGATCGATGCCATATTGCTTGATGACGGAACGGATTGGTTCCAGCCTTCGAACATTGAAGTCACCGATATTGAGGTCGGCAACCCGGCAACAAACGTAATTCCGCCACTGGCGCGGGCTAGGCTGAGCATTCGCTTCAACAGCCTGCACACGGGCCAGGATCTGGTTGACCGGATCTCGGAGATTGTCCGTACGGAAATTCCGGAAGGCGAGGTGAAAGCGCGGATTTCGGGCGAGGCCTTTGTGACACTTCCAGGTGAATTGAGCGATCTTGTGGCCAGTTCGGTTGAAAAGGTGATTGGGATCCGGCCCGAGCTTTCGACGACTGGCGGCACATCGGATGCCCGCTTCCTTTCCCAGATCTGCCCTGTTGTCGAATTTGGCCTTTGTAACGCAACCATGCACAAGCTCGACGAGGCCGTCGCACTGGACGACATCCGGGAACTGACCAAGATCTATGCCGAGATTATCGCCCGCGCCTCAGAATGA
- a CDS encoding cupin domain-containing protein, with protein sequence MPKLNLDMIEQTNKTGYPPVYASQVKERWYRRLAPASGIEDFGVSHVTLKPGAWSAQRHWHVGEDEFVVMLSGEAVLVDDNGETPMRAGDCAAFPKNDGNGHCLINRSDKDCVYIAIGNPSASDCFYPDIDMHLDAARGVQCHKDGTPW encoded by the coding sequence ATGCCCAAACTCAATCTGGATATGATCGAGCAGACAAACAAGACGGGATATCCTCCCGTCTATGCCAGTCAGGTGAAGGAGCGGTGGTATCGCAGGCTTGCTCCAGCTTCTGGGATTGAGGATTTCGGCGTCAGCCATGTGACATTGAAGCCCGGAGCCTGGTCTGCCCAAAGGCATTGGCATGTTGGCGAAGACGAATTTGTCGTGATGCTATCCGGCGAGGCCGTTCTGGTCGATGACAATGGCGAAACGCCGATGCGAGCGGGCGATTGCGCCGCTTTCCCGAAAAATGATGGGAACGGCCATTGCCTCATCAACCGGAGCGACAAGGATTGCGTTTACATAGCGATTGGCAACCCATCGGCTTCGGACTGCTTTTATCCAGACATCGACATGCACCTTGATGCCGCTCGAGGTGTGCAATGTCACAAGGATGGCACGCCCTGGTAA
- a CDS encoding serine hydrolase domain-containing protein, producing MSDVRVEGFTADRFGAVREVFANNLASGADLGASFCVTVAGETVVDLWGGHADEARTRPWERDTIVNVYSTTKTMTALTALLLSDRGELDFDAPVARYWPEFGASGKQGVKVSHLMSHSAGLSGWRETIAKEDLYDWEKVTSLLAAQEPFWEAGTAAGYHAVTQGYLVGEVVRRVTGKSLGTVFREEIAAPLGADFHIGLPASEDNRVADLVPPPPGAGISAIAADSLAANMANNPGIDVLATRTRAWRGAEIPAAGGTGNARSVAAVQSILANGGTIGGQTFLSEAGCRKALELQIEGNDLVLGIPVRYGLGFGLQGGLVPLPNSSCMYWGGYGGSLVIIDMESRSCLAYVMNRMEGTTSGDIRGFSLAMAAWQAMTS from the coding sequence ATGAGTGACGTGCGTGTTGAAGGTTTTACAGCTGATCGCTTCGGCGCCGTTCGCGAGGTTTTTGCGAACAATCTCGCATCGGGCGCAGATCTCGGGGCCTCATTTTGCGTCACTGTCGCAGGAGAGACGGTCGTCGACCTGTGGGGCGGTCATGCGGATGAAGCGCGCACGCGACCGTGGGAGCGGGACACTATCGTCAACGTCTATTCTACAACGAAGACAATGACGGCGCTGACGGCATTGCTTCTTTCCGATCGCGGTGAGCTTGATTTTGACGCGCCTGTCGCTCGCTATTGGCCGGAATTCGGAGCCTCTGGCAAACAGGGTGTCAAGGTCAGCCACTTGATGAGCCACTCTGCCGGTCTTTCGGGTTGGCGTGAAACGATTGCCAAGGAGGACCTTTATGATTGGGAGAAGGTCACGTCGCTCTTGGCAGCCCAAGAACCATTCTGGGAAGCTGGTACGGCCGCCGGTTATCACGCCGTGACGCAAGGCTACCTCGTGGGAGAAGTGGTTCGCCGCGTTACAGGAAAATCTTTGGGCACGGTCTTCCGTGAGGAAATAGCGGCACCCCTTGGCGCGGATTTTCATATCGGCCTGCCTGCGTCCGAAGACAATCGCGTGGCCGATTTGGTCCCGCCTCCACCGGGCGCCGGAATCTCTGCCATTGCAGCGGATTCGCTTGCGGCCAATATGGCCAACAATCCCGGGATCGATGTGCTTGCGACCCGGACGCGCGCATGGCGCGGCGCCGAAATCCCTGCAGCTGGCGGTACAGGAAACGCTCGCTCGGTTGCTGCAGTCCAGAGTATCCTGGCTAATGGCGGCACCATTGGAGGCCAGACTTTCCTCTCTGAAGCCGGTTGCCGAAAAGCGCTGGAGCTGCAGATCGAGGGGAATGATCTCGTTCTTGGCATTCCAGTGCGTTATGGCTTGGGCTTTGGCTTGCAGGGCGGATTGGTCCCCCTTCCCAATTCAAGCTGCATGTATTGGGGTGGTTATGGCGGATCGCTGGTGATCATCGACATGGAATCGCGCAGCTGCCTCGCGTATGTCATGAACCGGATGGAAGGAACCACCAGCGGCGACATTCGGGGCTTCAGCCTTGCGATGGCAGCCTGGCAAGCCATGACAAGCTGA
- a CDS encoding ABCB family ABC transporter ATP-binding protein/permease → MPPDLSTELPSKTDFAIMRRFLPYLWPKDHPGLRARIVAALSLVLISKAVQLSMGFLYAAAINRMKPGLEAAASIAIALVLAYAGARFAGVLFDNMRNIVFERVGQDATRRLAVNVFAHLHQLSLRFHLSRRTGAVTKVIERGTKSIDTMLYFLLFNIAPTVVELAAVTAIFWTKFGIGLVGATLAMVVCYIVFTQRITDWRNKLRAEMNELDTATVSRSVDSLLNYETVKYFNAEARETEQYGRVAKRYADAAVKSENSLALLNVGQSLITNVMMAGAMGFTVWGWSVGRFSTGDVVLVNTLLAQLFRPLDMLGMVYRTVKQGLIDMEAMFGLIDTPAEIKDKADATRLAIAGGAVSFEDVYFSYEGDRPILNGVSFAIAPGKTLAVVGPSGAGKSTLARLLFRFYDVTGGRILIDGQDIRDVTQSSLRAAIGIVPQDTVLFNDTIGYNIGYGREGATQEAIETAARGAAIHSFIAAQPQQYDTPVGERGLKLSGGEKQRVAIARTLVKDPPILILDEATSALDSRTEAEIQDTLAEVSRQRTTIIIAHRLSTIVDADEIVVLESGRVAERGNHAALLRKNGLYAEMWARQQAESDEGAEAA, encoded by the coding sequence ATGCCTCCTGATCTAAGCACTGAGCTGCCCAGCAAGACTGACTTTGCGATCATGCGGCGATTCCTGCCATATCTATGGCCAAAGGATCACCCTGGGTTGCGCGCACGGATCGTCGCCGCGCTCTCGCTTGTCCTTATCTCAAAGGCCGTGCAACTGAGCATGGGCTTCCTTTATGCAGCAGCAATAAATCGGATGAAGCCGGGGCTGGAGGCTGCCGCAAGCATCGCGATTGCGCTTGTTCTCGCCTATGCCGGAGCGCGTTTCGCCGGCGTCCTTTTCGACAATATGCGCAACATCGTATTCGAACGCGTTGGTCAGGATGCGACGCGACGTCTTGCCGTCAATGTCTTTGCACATCTTCACCAGCTTTCACTCAGGTTCCACCTCAGCCGACGCACAGGTGCAGTAACCAAGGTGATTGAGCGCGGCACCAAGAGCATCGATACGATGCTATATTTTCTGCTCTTCAACATAGCACCTACCGTGGTGGAACTGGCCGCCGTCACAGCAATATTCTGGACGAAGTTCGGCATCGGCCTTGTCGGGGCGACTCTGGCGATGGTTGTGTGCTACATCGTTTTTACCCAGCGCATCACCGACTGGCGCAACAAGCTTCGTGCAGAAATGAACGAGCTTGATACAGCCACAGTGTCTCGCTCAGTCGACTCACTTCTGAATTATGAGACTGTCAAATATTTCAACGCGGAAGCCCGCGAGACCGAGCAATATGGCCGCGTTGCCAAACGATATGCGGATGCGGCAGTCAAATCGGAAAACTCGCTGGCACTGCTCAATGTCGGGCAGTCGCTAATCACGAACGTGATGATGGCCGGAGCCATGGGCTTTACCGTCTGGGGCTGGTCGGTGGGCCGCTTCAGCACGGGAGACGTTGTACTGGTCAATACCTTGCTTGCGCAATTGTTCCGCCCGCTCGACATGCTGGGGATGGTCTATCGAACGGTCAAGCAAGGACTGATCGACATGGAAGCCATGTTTGGCCTGATCGACACACCGGCAGAGATAAAGGACAAGGCTGACGCAACCCGCCTGGCCATTGCCGGAGGAGCTGTCTCGTTTGAAGACGTTTATTTCAGCTATGAAGGCGATCGCCCCATTCTGAACGGGGTCAGCTTTGCGATTGCGCCCGGCAAGACACTCGCCGTGGTTGGGCCATCAGGAGCAGGCAAGTCGACGCTCGCGCGTCTGCTGTTCCGCTTCTATGATGTGACTGGCGGTCGCATCCTGATCGACGGACAGGATATCCGCGATGTCACGCAATCGAGCCTTCGTGCGGCGATTGGCATCGTGCCGCAGGATACCGTGCTGTTCAATGACACAATAGGTTACAACATCGGGTATGGCCGTGAGGGCGCAACGCAAGAGGCGATCGAGACAGCCGCTCGAGGTGCAGCGATCCACAGCTTCATTGCTGCCCAGCCACAGCAATATGATACACCGGTCGGCGAGCGGGGCCTGAAACTTTCCGGCGGTGAAAAGCAGCGCGTCGCGATCGCTCGCACATTAGTCAAGGATCCCCCCATTCTGATTCTGGATGAGGCCACGAGTGCTCTGGACAGCCGTACGGAGGCCGAGATTCAGGATACGCTGGCTGAAGTTTCCAGACAACGGACGACAATCATCATTGCCCACCGCCTTTCGACAATTGTGGATGCCGACGAGATTGTGGTGCTTGAATCAGGGCGCGTCGCAGAGCGCGGCAATCACGCCGCATTGTTGCGCAAAAATGGTCTTTATGCCGAAATGTGGGCCCGCCAACAGGCTGAAAGCGATGAAGGCGCCGAAGCAGCCTGA
- a CDS encoding acyl-CoA thioesterase gives MRAFSLRITPSTADIDELGHVNNAVWVRWIQDVATAHWNAVASAEHVARWIWVVVRHEIDYLGNVGVGETVMARTWISDPPKGARFDRNMEFSNASGKIVVRSKTTWAIVDRTTGRIARVPLDVAEPFLEDAF, from the coding sequence ATGAGGGCGTTTTCCCTCCGGATTACCCCGTCTACGGCCGACATTGATGAACTCGGCCATGTCAACAATGCCGTGTGGGTGCGCTGGATACAGGATGTTGCGACGGCGCACTGGAATGCTGTTGCCTCTGCCGAGCATGTGGCTCGCTGGATCTGGGTCGTGGTGCGCCATGAAATCGACTATCTGGGAAACGTCGGTGTCGGCGAAACCGTCATGGCGAGAACCTGGATCAGCGATCCGCCAAAGGGCGCCCGTTTCGATCGCAACATGGAATTCAGCAATGCATCCGGAAAGATTGTCGTGCGATCCAAAACCACCTGGGCGATTGTCGACAGGACAACTGGCCGAATCGCCCGCGTACCGCTCGATGTGGCCGAACCCTTCCTGGAGGACGCTTTCTGA
- a CDS encoding S9 family peptidase, giving the protein MTNDTPQPPVAARRPHVFSHHGVEIEDPYFWLRDQSYPKVDDADVLAHLNAENAYFEAQMKPYAPLVETLFQEMKARLKEDESSVPQKDGNYLYWRRFEKGAQYKQWMRKPVTGGADQVILDEAKEAEDTDFFRLGEIAITEDDRIMAWSSDTDGSERFTIHFRDLETGENLTDTIPGTLGGMVFSKDGRNLFYGLVNDNWRIDRIMRHTMGTPVATDQTIYVESDPGFQAGVGMTHDRNWIVVAVGDNETSEVRLIPSTNPRAEPILVRARQKGIEYDVEAHGDTLFIHTNDISPQFRLVTASIASPGEWVERIAPSPTFYMTDVTTFADFFVVEGRDNGLDQIELHSYEGGPARRIAFPEASYSAGLDENPEYGVSTLRLSYESMVTPDTIAEYDLATGAMKTLKVQEIPSGYDASQYVTERIEITARDGVKVPVSVVYRKDFRKDGNGPLYVYGYGAYGIAIPPGFSTLRLSLLDRGFAFAIAHIRGGDDLGQQWHLDGKLTKRTNTFNDFIDCTRGLIDLGFARPGRVVAAGGSAGGELMGVVANMDPGLWGAIAAHVPFVDVLNTMLDASLPLTPGEFPEWGNPIEDKAAFDLIRSYSPYDQVKAQDYPPILATAGLNDPRVTYWEPAKWIAKLRATKTDANIMLFKTNMGAGHGGKSGRFESLREEAEEFAFFLWQLGMAEQ; this is encoded by the coding sequence ATGACAAATGACACCCCCCAACCACCGGTAGCCGCGCGACGGCCACATGTTTTTTCGCATCACGGGGTGGAGATCGAGGATCCGTACTTCTGGTTGCGGGATCAATCTTATCCCAAGGTCGACGATGCCGATGTCCTTGCCCATCTGAATGCCGAGAACGCTTATTTCGAAGCGCAGATGAAGCCCTACGCCCCGCTTGTCGAAACCCTGTTCCAGGAAATGAAGGCCAGGCTCAAGGAGGATGAATCCTCGGTCCCGCAAAAGGACGGCAATTATTTATATTGGCGGCGCTTTGAAAAGGGCGCGCAATACAAGCAATGGATGAGAAAGCCCGTCACTGGAGGCGCTGACCAGGTCATACTGGATGAAGCGAAGGAAGCCGAAGACACCGATTTCTTTCGGCTGGGCGAAATCGCGATCACTGAAGACGATCGGATCATGGCATGGTCATCTGACACCGACGGGTCGGAACGGTTCACCATCCATTTTCGAGATTTGGAGACCGGCGAGAATCTGACCGATACAATTCCGGGCACGCTTGGCGGCATGGTTTTCTCAAAGGACGGCCGGAACCTCTTCTACGGTCTGGTAAATGACAATTGGCGCATCGACCGCATCATGCGCCACACGATGGGAACTCCCGTCGCAACTGACCAAACCATCTACGTCGAATCCGATCCTGGATTTCAGGCCGGCGTCGGCATGACGCATGACCGCAACTGGATTGTCGTTGCCGTAGGCGACAATGAGACGAGCGAAGTCCGCCTGATACCATCAACCAACCCCCGTGCTGAACCGATCCTGGTGCGCGCACGGCAGAAAGGTATCGAGTATGACGTCGAGGCACATGGCGACACGCTGTTCATTCATACCAACGATATCAGCCCCCAATTCCGTCTCGTAACTGCATCGATTGCAAGTCCGGGGGAATGGGTCGAACGGATCGCGCCCTCGCCGACTTTCTACATGACTGACGTTACGACATTTGCTGACTTCTTCGTTGTAGAAGGCCGGGATAACGGCCTCGATCAGATTGAGCTCCACAGCTATGAGGGCGGCCCGGCGCGACGGATCGCCTTCCCGGAAGCGAGCTATTCAGCCGGCTTGGATGAAAACCCTGAATACGGCGTCTCAACCTTGCGGTTATCCTATGAATCAATGGTCACGCCTGACACAATCGCCGAGTATGACCTTGCAACGGGTGCTATGAAGACCTTGAAAGTACAGGAGATTCCCTCAGGATATGATGCCAGCCAATATGTTACGGAGCGCATCGAAATTACTGCGCGTGATGGGGTAAAAGTTCCGGTTTCAGTTGTTTACCGGAAAGACTTCAGAAAGGACGGGAATGGTCCCCTGTATGTCTATGGCTATGGTGCCTATGGCATTGCAATTCCGCCTGGTTTTTCGACCTTGCGGCTTTCGTTGCTGGATCGCGGATTCGCCTTTGCCATCGCCCATATTCGCGGAGGAGACGACCTTGGCCAGCAATGGCACCTCGACGGCAAGCTCACGAAGCGCACCAACACGTTCAACGACTTCATCGATTGCACACGTGGACTGATCGACCTCGGCTTTGCTCGACCCGGCCGGGTCGTTGCAGCAGGGGGCTCGGCTGGCGGGGAACTGATGGGCGTGGTTGCCAATATGGATCCAGGCTTGTGGGGCGCAATCGCGGCGCATGTTCCGTTCGTCGATGTGCTCAACACAATGCTCGATGCGTCCCTGCCTCTCACCCCTGGGGAATTCCCGGAATGGGGCAATCCCATTGAAGACAAGGCCGCGTTCGACCTGATCCGGAGCTATTCGCCCTACGATCAGGTCAAAGCGCAGGATTATCCGCCGATCCTGGCGACGGCAGGGCTCAACGACCCTCGCGTTACCTATTGGGAGCCGGCAAAATGGATAGCCAAGCTCAGGGCAACCAAGACCGATGCCAACATCATGCTCTTCAAGACCAACATGGGCGCAGGGCACGGCGGCAAATCAGGACGTTTCGAGAGCCTGCGCGAAGAGGCAGAAGAATTTGCGTTCTTTCTCTGGCAGTTGGGCATGGCAGAGCAATGA